CGCTTCCCTTGCTATCCAGAGGCAGGGCTATGGTTTTGATTTTCTCCTGCTCAATGCCTACCGCCATCCTGCATTCAAGGATATTCTCTTTCTCGTTGATCAGGTACAGGCGCACCCGGTCAAAACCGATGCTGTGCGTGACCCCTTGCAGGATGAGATGCAAAATCTCCTCCAGGTTCAGGCTGTGCATGGACTGACTGATTTCGTGAAGGATGGACAGTTCCCTCACTCTTTTTAATTCGGTAAAAATAAGGTCCTGCTTCTTGTGAAATTCATCGCACAGAGGATACGAACATATCCGGTACGCACTGTAATCCAGCCCCCTGGTTTCCTCTTCAGCCGGGACCCGAAGTCCGATGGTTTTATCGACGATCAAAAACATTGCCAGGGACACCCCAAATCCCCAGGCAAAAACTGCCGCCGCTCCAACGGCCTGAACAGCGAGAAGTTTCCATCCTCCGCCGAAGAAAAGGCCGTTTAAGGGTATGCCCAGGCTGTTCATGCTGAATTGCGCCCTGGCAAAAAGACCGACAGCCAGGGTACCCCACAGGCCGTTGATCCCGTGAATGGACAGAGCGCTGACCGGATCATCCAGCCGGATCTTTTCAAAAAACTCAACCGACAGGCCAAGAATCAGGCCTCCGACAGCACCGACCAGAAGCGAGATGCCAGGGCTGACCAGGGCCGCGGTAGCCGAACTGGTGACAAGACCTGCCAGAATCCCGTTCAACGTCAGGCTTATATCCGGTTTTCCCGTAAACAGCCAGGTTGCGGACATGATGGAAGCCACCCCCCCCATAGCCGCAAGCAGGGTATTCCCGCTGATCAGGCCGATAGCCGCCGGATTATGTGCCGAAAGGATACCGCCGCCCGTAAGCCCGAACCAGCCGAGCCACATGATGAATGTTCCAAGGGCAACCAGGGGAAGATTATGCCCTGGCAGGGGAACGGGGGCTCTGTCGTGATCGTATCTGCCGATCCGGGGGCCAAGAACGATGACTCCGGCCAGGGAGACCCACCCTGCCAGGGAATGAACGAGCGTGGCCCCGGCAAAATCGGTCATGCCCAGCCGGGAAAGCCACCCGCCACCCCGCATCCAATGCCCGGCCACCGGATAAATGAGGCCGCCGATCATCAGACTGTAGAGTATCGAGCCGATAAATTTCGTCCGCTCCGCCAGGGCCCCGGAGGCAATGGTAGCGGCTGTTCCGGCAAGGACAACCTGAAAGATCAGACCGGCAAACAGCCGATTGTCGATTCCATCCCCGCCGGTCTGCATACTGCGAAGAAAAAAACCGGATGCTCCGAACAGGCCAAAGCGGGTCTTTCCAAACATCAGGCCATAGCCGATCAGCAGAAACACCATCGATCCGATGCTCAAGGTGGATATATTCTTCATCACCACATGGCCGGCATTCTTGGCTTGGACGGAACCAGCCTCAACAAGCATGAGGCCGGCCTGCATGAGGAAAATGAGAAAAGCCGTCAGCAGAGCCCAGATCGTGTCCAGGACCTGGCCGTCAGGGAAGGCCCCT
This window of the bacterium genome carries:
- the amt gene encoding ammonium transporter, with product MLLLTPLSAGAMQQGRGAFPDGQVLDTIWALLTAFLIFLMQAGLMLVEAGSVQAKNAGHVVMKNISTLSIGSMVFLLIGYGLMFGKTRFGLFGASGFFLRSMQTGGDGIDNRLFAGLIFQVVLAGTAATIASGALAERTKFIGSILYSLMIGGLIYPVAGHWMRGGGWLSRLGMTDFAGATLVHSLAGWVSLAGVIVLGPRIGRYDHDRAPVPLPGHNLPLVALGTFIMWLGWFGLTGGGILSAHNPAAIGLISGNTLLAAMGGVASIMSATWLFTGKPDISLTLNGILAGLVTSSATAALVSPGISLLVGAVGGLILGLSVEFFEKIRLDDPVSALSIHGINGLWGTLAVGLFARAQFSMNSLGIPLNGLFFGGGWKLLAVQAVGAAAVFAWGFGVSLAMFLIVDKTIGLRVPAEEETRGLDYSAYRICSYPLCDEFHKKQDLIFTELKRVRELSILHEISQSMHSLNLEEILHLILQGVTHSIGFDRVRLYLINEKENILECRMAVGIEQEKIKTIALPLDSKGSVLAKVVSERKAYIIQDARNDPRVNRELKTLFNLRSFVAVPLQGRDRVMGAITADYILSDKMITKEKVDSLITFANQAGLAIENAKLYQELRLFNEELEERVRKATEDLKKTQEQLIQSSRLSALGQLSAGVAHEIRNPLTSIRILIHSLMERLSPEDIRRDDIEVIENEIERINQIIKQFLDFARPSKPKMERVDLNRLIADTLLLLSHELMEQEVEVDQNLVPLPCTLADREQMRQIFLNLILNAMQAMPGGGRLKVSTAFEESQVRISFQDDGQGIPESIRAKLFEPFFTTKEEGIGLGLSITKRIIEDHQGKIEVESAEGKGATFSVILPLASYCLMGPHPADAASTV